TATGGGGGATAGCTTTGTTAAGGCTGCTGGATTTTTGAAAGGATATCTTGAAAAAGTGGAAAAAAAAGAAAATAAACTTGCCAATCGGTGGGTAGTAGAATTCGTAAAAAGAGATATGAACATAGTGAACAATATCAAAAAAATGCTTCAAATAGCTAAGATTAAATAGCTAAAATTTAATCTTTGGGGATTTGCTAACAACTAATTTAAATAAATCCTGAGGTTTCTTGATAAGTTCACCAGTGTTACTGCTAAAGAAGCCATGATCGGAATGATCGCCTCCCCTAGGATCGTCAGGAATTGGCTCCATTCCATGGTCGGAGATAATGTAGAGCACATCTTTTTCATTAAGCCTCTCTGAGATTTTTTTAACAAATTTATTTAAATTAAAGTAAATATCCATAAGTTTTAATTTTTTCTTTATCAAAAAGTGAGATATCTCATCAAGGAATGGAGTATACCAGAATATCAACTCATAATCCCCATTAAGTGCTTTGAATAGAGCTTTCTTATCATGTTTATATGTTTTCATTGCGTATTCTACAAGAGGTTTCAGGTTCCCCCTAATGGCTTCAGTCATCGCTGCCTTTATTTCAGGTGTTGAGACATTTCTTCCATAGGAAGGAACACCGTTAGTCCAAGTCTTATCAAAGTAATCAAAGATAGTTTTGTATTTTTTTGTTTTAAGGAGATAATCATAAGTCTTTTCAAATGGATTTGGAGCTATGATGTCTCCAATTCTCTTTCGTATTGACAGGGGAAGAATTTTGGCTCCAAGCCTTACATACCAAGGTGGCTTAACTTTTGATATATTGCTTTCTTTTGCTATCATCTTCTCTCTCTTTATAAATGGTTCTTCAATCTCAGGTATTTTTCTTCCGGTGAGCATTGCAGCCCATATTGGTGGTGTTACTATCACTTTAAAACCGGAAAGGTCAGTTTTTGAATGTGCGGTCTGTTTAATGTGCTGTAGGTTCCATTCTTCCACTAGATTATATTCCAGTCCATCTATTCCCAATATAATGATTCTTCTCATTTAACTCACCTTCTCCCACCAGAAGTTTATATCCCCCTTCTTAATCCTGTTTCGATTTGAAAGAGCAAGCCACATGGCTTCAATCATGTAAATTAGTTTGAGAGCTTTCTCCTTCTTGAAGCCGGAAGTTACAAAGAGTATGGAGTGGAGCAAGATATCTCCGATCCTGCCAAGAATGTAAATGGTCTTATTTTTAGTGTTCTGCTCGAAGAGCTTGTAGAAGAGGTAAAGGTGGTAAACCTGCTTCATGGTTTCGAATTGCTTTGAAGGTAATCTTCCTCCAGGGGCTTCTTTGTGTATTAATTTGGCGTGAGGAGTCTGGTAAAGCGAACCCGGAAAGAGCTTATGAACCCGGTATGAAAAGTCTTTGTCTTCACCTGTGGCGTACCTTTTGAGACGTTCATCAAATTCAAGGATTTCAAAGACTTTTCTCCGATAAGACATGTTTGTTCCACTGAAGCTTTCACGCTTTATAACTCTAGTAAGTTTGTATGGAAGAATCTCGAATAAGGAGGGAAGTTGTTTATGACCATTGACTTCATAGTAACCACGGTGGAGGAGCCACCAGAGAAACTTCAGAAAACTAAACCTAATAAGTGGATTGTTTGGATTTATCCTGTTAGTTATAAAACCCTGAACACCCATGGCGTTTGGATATTCTTCATATACTTTAATGAGGTTCTCTATGTAATCTCTCTCAAGAATAACATCATCATCAAGAAAAAGAAGTATCTCTCCCTTTCCTAGTTTTGCTCCTGTGTTTCTAGCATGGGGTAAACTAGCATTGGGAAGGGTGATATGCTTTACTACTATTCCAACACTTCGCATTTTATTAAATATGTTCTCAAATTCACTTTTTACGCTCTCCCATGAATCATTAGAGCTTGAGTTTATGATAATCACTTCCATAGGTTTAACTGTCTGCCTAATTATAGACTCGAGGCACTCTTTAAGTTCCTTGGGACGTTTGTATAGAGTAGAAATTATTATTGATATCCTCATATTCATTCTTGTTGTTATTATAAACACAGTTTTTATAAGTAACTATGGGGATAGAAATCCAATGAAGTTACTTTCATTTTTGTTTCTAAAACCAAATTATATCATAGAGACTAATAACTGCGTGCCTACACGATTTTAAAATCAAGGACACCATAGTGATTTCTGGAACCTACGTTCTGGCTCTATATGGCTTATGGAGTCTCTTGAGTCCCTTCCAGGATATAAATCAGTTTTTAAGTCGTTTAATATCTCGTGATATCCTGAGTTTAAAGCTCCTTGTGAGGTTCGTAAGAGCAAACACAATGCTTCCATGGATAATAAACATGTTTAATTTGCGAGCTATCTAAACCTAACGAGAAAGAGCTATAGACGATCGCACTGCTTAGGAGCGGTACAAAAAACGATAAAGCAACCAAGTATCCTGAGATGTGACTTAATCAGCTGTTTTCAGTTCTCTAAAGGACAAGGGAATATTTGACAAGCTTTCATCATGTTAAGTGATCACGGTGAACTCGTTGGAGAGCATGGGAAGATACCCCATGGAACGTTCCTCTATGATAAACTCCTTAGAGCCTCCTCTAATGATAAAGTATTCTCGTTATGGGATGTAAATGTAGAAAAAGATGTGTGGGCTATGTAAGCCTGACTTCCTCGGCATCCTTTCTAATAGGGCTTCTGAAGGGCCAGGTTAATTCGGATGAGAATTTATGCTCAGAAATAGTTTTCGCTAAATCGTACAATGTGTCGAATTCCTCTGATATTTCTTTGCTTTCTGAGTTTAAAAAAGTTCGCCATTCTGAACTTAATAGATATCGTAATAGGGATGATATTTTAATACTAATGTTTGGAAATTAAGGACATAATATTATTACAATTTACGATCCGAACTAATATATATTAGTACAAATATTGTTTATTCTCCCCTCTGTATCTTTGCATGTCCTCCAACCAGGCTCTTCCTAAGCTCGAGGTTCCTTATCTCGCACTTCTCATCTATTATCGACCTCCATATCGTCGAGTTCCTTATAACTGTCCTCGGAAATATTATGGAATCGCTTATGTCGGAGTTCTCTATCACGCACTCCTCGCCGATGTAGGCGTAGGGCCCTATTATCGACCTTCCCAGTATCTTAGTCCCCCTCTTGATCACAACTGGAGGGATTATCTTCGCGTAGGGGCTTATCTGTATCTCCTCTATATGGCTCTCCTTCAGGAGCGTCTTCATCGCCTCGAGGTAACTATCGGCAGATCCTATATCGTACCAGTAGTCATCGAACCTGTAAGCTACTATCTCCTCCCCCCTTTTGAGTAGCCACTGGAGGAAGTAGCCTGGAGAATCCTTATTTCCCTCTTTCAGGTAATCATCGAGGAGATCCATGACCCTCTTAGGGAAGAGGTAAACTCCAGTGCTTATTAGTGTAGTCTTCGGCTTGGCTGGCTTCTCCTCGAAGTCCACAACTTTATTCCCCTCCAGGACGACTACGCCGTACCTCTTCGCCAGCTCAAAATCCCCAACATCGTAAACCGCTATGAGCGTCTTCCCATTGTATCTCTCAACGAAATCCCTCAACGAGAAGGAGAACACGTTGTCTCCGGCTATTACCAGGTAATCGTCCTCCCCAAGGACTTCATAGGCGTTCTTCAAGGCCGCTATGGTTCCGAGCTTCTCCTCTTCATGAACAGTATCTTCAACTATGAGCTCAACCTCAAACCCCTTGAACTTATCTGCGAAGTATCTGTTAGTTGAGATGTACACATCAACGTCGAGCTCCTTAACCTTCTCAAGTATGTACTCGAGTATCGTCTTGTTCCCAAGGGGTAACAACGCCTTTGGGTTGTCCTTGGTTATCGGCCAGAGCCTCGTCGCGTAACCACCGGCCATTATTAGGGCTTTCATGAGAGCACCTAACCTTTTAAGGTTTAAATCTTTATTCCCTGGGGGTTGAAAGATGAGGGCTCTTGTCACTGGTGGAGCTGGGTTCATAGGTTCTCACCTGGTGGACAAACTCATGGAGGACAACTGGAGGGTTAGGGTTCTCGATGACCTGAGTGCAGGTAGAATTGAGAACATTGAACAATGGTTGGACAATGATAGATTCGAGTTCATTAGGGGGGACATGAGAGATATAAACATAATTAGGGATTCCGTTGAGGGTGTTGACGTTGTTTTTCACCTAGCCGCCAATCCAGAGGTCAGGATAAGCTCCCAAAAG
The window above is part of the Pyrococcus sp. NA2 genome. Proteins encoded here:
- a CDS encoding alkaline phosphatase family protein, whose amino-acid sequence is MRRIIILGIDGLEYNLVEEWNLQHIKQTAHSKTDLSGFKVIVTPPIWAAMLTGRKIPEIEEPFIKREKMIAKESNISKVKPPWYVRLGAKILPLSIRKRIGDIIAPNPFEKTYDYLLKTKKYKTIFDYFDKTWTNGVPSYGRNVSTPEIKAAMTEAIRGNLKPLVEYAMKTYKHDKKALFKALNGDYELIFWYTPFLDEISHFLIKKKLKLMDIYFNLNKFVKKISERLNEKDVLYIISDHGMEPIPDDPRGGDHSDHGFFSSNTGELIKKPQDLFKLVVSKSPKIKF
- a CDS encoding glycosyltransferase family 2 protein translates to MNMRISIIISTLYKRPKELKECLESIIRQTVKPMEVIIINSSSNDSWESVKSEFENIFNKMRSVGIVVKHITLPNASLPHARNTGAKLGKGEILLFLDDDVILERDYIENLIKVYEEYPNAMGVQGFITNRINPNNPLIRFSFLKFLWWLLHRGYYEVNGHKQLPSLFEILPYKLTRVIKRESFSGTNMSYRRKVFEILEFDERLKRYATGEDKDFSYRVHKLFPGSLYQTPHAKLIHKEAPGGRLPSKQFETMKQVYHLYLFYKLFEQNTKNKTIYILGRIGDILLHSILFVTSGFKKEKALKLIYMIEAMWLALSNRNRIKKGDINFWWEKVS
- a CDS encoding sugar phosphate nucleotidyltransferase is translated as MKALIMAGGYATRLWPITKDNPKALLPLGNKTILEYILEKVKELDVDVYISTNRYFADKFKGFEVELIVEDTVHEEEKLGTIAALKNAYEVLGEDDYLVIAGDNVFSFSLRDFVERYNGKTLIAVYDVGDFELAKRYGVVVLEGNKVVDFEEKPAKPKTTLISTGVYLFPKRVMDLLDDYLKEGNKDSPGYFLQWLLKRGEEIVAYRFDDYWYDIGSADSYLEAMKTLLKESHIEEIQISPYAKIIPPVVIKRGTKILGRSIIGPYAYIGEECVIENSDISDSIIFPRTVIRNSTIWRSIIDEKCEIRNLELRKSLVGGHAKIQRGE